One Defluviitoga tunisiensis genomic window carries:
- the purN gene encoding phosphoribosylglycinamide formyltransferase, whose product MKEIIILASGNGSNFESICVYFSKSKSIRVKQLITDNKDAFVIQRAKKLNVDYKIIDYHCFNNKSEYNHTLFEHLKSFNFDLIVLAGYMRILPDYIVNYYKGKIINIHPSLLPNYKGINAIARAFENKEKYTGITIHYVDEGVDTGKIIFQKKVRIKKSDTIESLEKRIHKIEHKTYPKIIKRVLAKNN is encoded by the coding sequence ATGAAAGAGATTATTATATTAGCTTCTGGGAACGGATCTAACTTTGAATCTATTTGTGTTTATTTTTCCAAATCGAAATCCATACGAGTTAAACAATTAATTACTGATAATAAAGATGCTTTTGTTATTCAAAGAGCCAAAAAATTAAACGTAGATTATAAGATTATAGACTATCATTGTTTTAATAATAAAAGCGAATATAATCATACTCTTTTTGAACATTTAAAATCGTTCAACTTCGATTTAATAGTTCTGGCTGGATATATGCGTATTTTACCCGATTACATAGTAAATTATTATAAAGGTAAAATAATAAATATACACCCTTCTTTACTTCCAAATTATAAGGGAATTAATGCCATTGCTAGGGCTTTTGAAAACAAAGAAAAATATACTGGTATTACTATTCATTACGTTGATGAGGGTGTAGATACTGGAAAGATTATATTTCAAAAGAAAGTTAGAATAAAGAAGAGCGATACTATCGAATCGTTAGAGAAAAGAATTCACAAAATTGAACACAAAACATATCCTAAAATCATTAAGAGAGTTTTAGCAAAAAATAATTAA
- the purH gene encoding bifunctional phosphoribosylaminoimidazolecarboxamide formyltransferase/IMP cyclohydrolase — protein MLKRALISTFKKDKVVGIAKSLEELGLEIISTGGTASKLIENGIKVTSVEEVTNFPEILGGRVKTLNPLIHGAILARRDNKEDMKTLESFKIEPIDLVYVNLYPFLEVTQKPEITLEEIVEYIDIGGPTMIRAAAKNYKHVFVLVDDADAEELIKKLKNQEEITLDYRLYLALKAFQLTAFYDSCICRYLEDVVPQTQDVFGKYITLPLEQLQEMRYGENPHQKASFYQDPVKKGSMTTFKQLNGKELSYNNLRDAQAAWRAVNEYEEIACCAVKHNTPCGIALGNSIVESYKKAYECDPVSIFGGIVAFNRKVDVQTANLLKEIFIEIVMAPDFDDEALKILQKKKNLRILKMITKPLDKYEYISVDGGMLVQEIDRGFINDFRVVTEAQVPEDLKEELFFAWRAVKHVKSNAIVVSKNKATTGIGAGQTNRIWAAIDALERSKGKGADVLASDAFFPFSDVVEKAAEFGIKAIIQPGGSIRDNESIEACNKYGIAMVFTDMRHFKH, from the coding sequence TTGTTAAAAAGAGCTTTAATTAGTACATTCAAAAAAGATAAAGTTGTAGGTATTGCCAAAAGTTTAGAAGAACTTGGCTTAGAGATTATTTCAACTGGGGGAACAGCTAGTAAATTAATTGAAAATGGGATAAAAGTTACATCTGTGGAAGAAGTAACAAATTTTCCAGAAATATTAGGAGGTAGAGTTAAAACTTTAAACCCACTTATACATGGAGCCATTTTAGCCAGAAGGGATAACAAAGAAGATATGAAAACATTGGAAAGTTTTAAAATCGAACCAATAGATTTAGTTTATGTTAATTTATACCCCTTTCTTGAGGTAACTCAGAAACCTGAAATAACGTTAGAGGAAATTGTAGAGTATATTGATATAGGTGGCCCCACTATGATTAGGGCTGCAGCAAAAAACTATAAACATGTGTTTGTACTTGTAGATGACGCTGATGCTGAAGAATTAATCAAAAAATTAAAAAATCAAGAAGAAATAACTTTAGATTATCGTTTGTATCTAGCATTAAAAGCCTTTCAACTAACAGCTTTTTATGATTCCTGTATTTGTAGATATTTAGAAGATGTTGTTCCTCAAACACAAGATGTGTTTGGAAAATATATTACTCTTCCTTTAGAACAATTGCAAGAAATGAGATATGGAGAAAATCCTCATCAAAAAGCATCTTTTTATCAGGATCCAGTTAAAAAAGGCAGTATGACAACTTTTAAACAATTAAATGGAAAAGAACTATCTTATAATAACTTAAGAGATGCACAAGCAGCTTGGAGAGCTGTGAATGAATATGAAGAAATAGCTTGTTGTGCTGTAAAACATAATACTCCTTGCGGAATCGCTCTTGGAAATAGCATTGTTGAATCATATAAAAAAGCTTATGAGTGTGATCCCGTATCAATATTTGGAGGTATAGTTGCTTTTAATAGAAAAGTTGATGTTCAAACTGCAAATTTATTGAAAGAAATTTTTATTGAGATAGTAATGGCACCAGATTTTGATGATGAGGCATTAAAAATATTACAAAAAAAGAAAAATTTACGAATTTTAAAAATGATAACTAAACCTTTAGACAAATATGAATATATCTCTGTAGACGGTGGAATGTTAGTTCAAGAAATAGATAGAGGATTTATTAATGATTTTAGAGTTGTTACAGAAGCTCAAGTCCCTGAAGATTTAAAAGAAGAGCTTTTTTTTGCATGGAGAGCAGTGAAACATGTTAAATCTAATGCCATTGTTGTCTCTAAAAACAAGGCAACTACTGGAATAGGAGCAGGTCAAACAAATAGAATATGGGCTGCTATTGATGCATTAGAAAGAAGTAAAGGTAAAGGTGCGGATGTTTTAGCTTCTGACGCTTTTTTTCCATTTAGCGATGTTGTAGAAAAAGCTGCAGAATTTGGAATAAAGGCTATTATTCAGCCTGGTGGTTCAATTAGGGATAATGAGTCAATTGAGGCATGTAATAAGTATGGTATTGCAATGGTGTTTACAGACATGAGACATTTTAAGCATTAA
- the purD gene encoding phosphoribosylamine--glycine ligase has product MKVLIVGKGGREHALAWKFAQSDLVEQVFVAPGNEGISLEKKCILVNAITIEQIFNFAKDEKIDLTFVGSEDYLANGIVDKFQEANLTIIGPEKKSARLESSKIFSKQFMKRNNIQTANFEIYENSNEAINYAKTINYPVVIKADGLASGKGVFICNHFNEACDAVKSLMEESKFLEAGKKIVIEDYLNGFEASLFLVLDGNNYKILTYSKDHKKLLNGDKGPNTGGLGAITPHPDINERMKKLINEKIIIPTVEGLRKEDLFYKGILYIGLLIENGEPYVLEYNVRLGDPEAQSILYLLKSDLVDLCKGIIETKIINSEIEWHNGYSLCLVLCSKGYPLSYKKGEKITFQSNINSKIFFSGVKKEGMDLLTDGGRVLSIVNRSETLEKVREVIYEDAQKIDFESKYYRSDL; this is encoded by the coding sequence ATGAAGGTACTAATTGTTGGAAAAGGCGGACGTGAACATGCCCTTGCATGGAAATTTGCACAAAGTGATTTAGTTGAACAAGTATTTGTTGCACCCGGAAATGAAGGAATTTCTTTAGAAAAGAAGTGTATATTAGTAAATGCTATTACTATAGAGCAAATATTCAATTTTGCTAAAGATGAAAAAATTGATTTGACTTTTGTCGGATCAGAAGATTATCTAGCAAATGGAATAGTAGATAAGTTCCAAGAAGCTAACTTAACAATTATTGGACCTGAAAAAAAGTCAGCTCGTCTAGAAAGTAGTAAAATTTTTTCAAAACAGTTTATGAAAAGAAATAATATTCAAACAGCTAATTTTGAGATCTATGAAAATTCAAATGAAGCAATTAATTATGCAAAAACGATTAATTATCCAGTAGTTATAAAAGCTGATGGTTTAGCCTCTGGAAAAGGTGTATTTATATGTAACCATTTCAATGAAGCTTGTGATGCTGTAAAAAGTCTGATGGAAGAGTCTAAATTTCTTGAAGCAGGAAAAAAAATCGTGATAGAAGATTATTTAAACGGGTTTGAAGCATCTTTATTTTTAGTTTTAGATGGAAACAACTATAAAATATTAACTTATTCAAAAGATCATAAAAAATTACTAAACGGAGATAAAGGGCCTAATACAGGCGGGTTAGGTGCTATAACTCCGCATCCAGATATCAATGAAAGAATGAAGAAATTAATCAATGAAAAAATTATTATACCGACAGTTGAAGGTTTAAGGAAGGAAGATTTATTTTATAAAGGAATTCTATATATTGGTTTGCTTATTGAAAATGGAGAACCCTATGTATTGGAGTATAATGTAAGGTTAGGTGATCCTGAAGCTCAATCCATATTATACCTTTTGAAAAGTGATTTAGTAGACTTATGTAAAGGTATAATTGAAACAAAAATTATTAATTCTGAAATAGAATGGCACAATGGATATTCTTTATGTTTAGTTCTTTGTAGCAAAGGCTATCCTTTGTCCTACAAAAAAGGTGAAAAAATTACATTTCAATCCAATATCAATTCGAAAATATTTTTTTCAGGAGTAAAAAAAGAAGGAATGGATCTTTTAACAGACGGAGGAAGAGTATTAAGTATAGTAAATAGATCAGAAACATTAGAAAAAGTAAGAGAAGTAATCTATGAAGATGCCCAAAAGATCGATTTTGAATCAAAATATTACAGATCTGATTTATAA